A single region of the Deefgea piscis genome encodes:
- a CDS encoding glycoside hydrolase family 19 protein, whose product MNKKIKLAALLAALFLSTSVMAADWDSKAVYTAGASVTYQGKNWKAKWWTTGEIPGGTQWGPWAVESNPLPTASPTVIPTATPTTSPTAKPTATPTAIPTATPTVKPTATPTATPTATPTVKPTATPTATPTAAPTATPTATPTASPTPGGNTCAPVWNPDEIYRPNLGLVIRSAYGKNYQANYYSSNIEPSANSAVGGAWKALGACTGPSTPRASGPETLAEAQAHETAAISTPYMQMIRASVATLDNKLVEQVTPGNQSNPANVKRVEGIVSQQQWNYFFPEANPGYTYTNFLRGVAKFPSFCADYTDGRNADQICRRVVAAFFAHVVQETGNHSASSPNPKWRQGLTALREGGDGKGSEAYSSGCGDVNWQKQFDGTLACGKNPDGTWISYYGRGAHQISYIFNYAPLSLAIYGDRAVLRDNPDLVASTWLNMASALYFFVTPQPPKPSVLHTLDGTWVPNAVDIAGGLGNDFPTTSQIINGECMSNPIKPTAQARNNFYVEFARELNLDISKESMKCTDMKAFSGGSSAAVAIYWNKSEETADNPAPIKYQCRLTSEQSGFSALIDNQYTQCVEAKWSVKLK is encoded by the coding sequence ATGAATAAAAAAATCAAACTCGCCGCACTGCTGGCTGCGCTATTTTTAAGCACCAGTGTGATGGCAGCCGATTGGGACAGCAAAGCCGTGTATACCGCAGGTGCCAGCGTCACCTATCAAGGTAAAAACTGGAAAGCCAAATGGTGGACTACCGGCGAAATACCCGGAGGCACGCAATGGGGACCTTGGGCAGTCGAAAGTAATCCATTACCAACAGCAAGCCCCACAGTAATACCAACTGCGACACCAACGACTAGCCCAACGGCAAAACCCACTGCAACACCAACCGCAATACCAACAGCCACCCCAACGGTAAAACCGACTGCGACCCCCACAGCAACACCGACAGCAACCCCAACAGTAAAACCAACTGCGACACCAACAGCAACGCCGACTGCAGCACCAACCGCAACACCAACCGCCACACCAACGGCGAGCCCAACACCGGGTGGCAATACTTGCGCGCCGGTGTGGAATCCGGATGAAATTTATCGTCCGAACTTAGGGCTAGTGATTCGCAGTGCCTATGGCAAAAACTACCAAGCCAATTATTACTCGAGCAATATCGAGCCTAGCGCCAACTCAGCTGTCGGCGGCGCATGGAAAGCACTTGGCGCGTGTACTGGCCCAAGCACACCGCGTGCCTCTGGCCCAGAAACCTTAGCCGAAGCGCAAGCGCACGAAACCGCAGCGATCAGCACGCCGTATATGCAAATGATCCGCGCCTCGGTCGCTACGCTCGACAATAAATTGGTTGAGCAAGTCACGCCGGGCAATCAAAGCAATCCAGCCAACGTTAAACGGGTGGAAGGCATTGTGTCGCAGCAGCAATGGAATTACTTCTTCCCAGAAGCCAATCCGGGCTACACCTACACCAACTTTTTGCGCGGCGTAGCGAAATTCCCAAGCTTCTGCGCCGACTACACCGATGGCCGCAATGCGGATCAAATTTGCCGCCGCGTTGTTGCCGCCTTTTTTGCCCATGTGGTGCAAGAAACCGGTAATCACAGCGCATCAAGCCCTAATCCAAAATGGCGCCAAGGCTTAACCGCGCTGCGTGAAGGTGGTGACGGCAAAGGCTCAGAAGCGTATTCATCCGGTTGTGGTGATGTGAACTGGCAAAAGCAGTTTGACGGCACCCTCGCTTGTGGCAAAAACCCAGATGGCACGTGGATTTCTTACTACGGCCGTGGCGCGCATCAAATCTCTTACATCTTCAACTACGCCCCACTGTCGTTGGCGATTTATGGCGACCGCGCCGTGCTACGCGACAACCCCGACCTCGTGGCATCAACATGGTTGAATATGGCCTCGGCGCTGTACTTCTTTGTGACGCCACAGCCACCTAAACCATCGGTATTGCATACGCTGGATGGCACTTGGGTACCGAACGCAGTCGATATCGCCGGCGGCTTGGGTAACGACTTCCCAACCACCAGCCAGATTATCAATGGCGAATGTATGTCCAATCCAATCAAACCAACGGCACAGGCGCGCAATAATTTCTACGTCGAATTTGCCCGCGAATTGAATTTGGACATCTCCAAAGAGTCAATGAAATGTACCGATATGAAAGCCTTTAGCGGTGGCAGCTCAGCCGCAGTGGCGATCTATTGGAATAAATCGGAAGAAACCGCCGACAACCCAGCGCCAATCAAATACCAATGTCGCCTCACCAGCGAGCAATCGGGCTTCTCGGCGCTGATCGACAATCAATACACGCAATGTGTTGAAGCCAAATGGTCAGTCAAATTGAAATAA
- a CDS encoding PD-(D/E)XK nuclease family protein: MNIFQVLSQGKARLHEPSMSAMLGYLLDSSEDHGLGDAFVRVFLEQLGAEHFAEILSCQFINSSTELEVAYQLDGARKDIDIELTLLGKADSVPYRIIIENKIKVGAANPKQLRDYYQAILQDDPTIQKLMVVFLTPESKTSALVAEYDNLTDLNPEHHKAWLYWHSATQASLVALLRQVLLAEASGEINPINEYMRHTLKAFIRHAIGAFSPVAGQGSRVGEDIGEIQAELLIELKDGSQYRVVQRDSTQIQVFNVQTGDKEVARRIMGQYIDEQNLPIKHPDFNTRTIGKMLFKLHSSVS; encoded by the coding sequence ATGAATATTTTTCAAGTTTTAAGTCAAGGCAAAGCGCGATTACATGAGCCAAGTATGTCGGCAATGCTGGGGTATTTATTAGATAGTTCGGAAGACCACGGTTTAGGGGATGCTTTTGTACGCGTTTTTCTCGAGCAACTCGGTGCCGAGCATTTTGCTGAGATCTTGAGCTGCCAATTTATTAATTCGAGTACCGAGCTTGAGGTGGCTTATCAGCTTGATGGCGCGAGAAAAGACATTGATATTGAGCTCACTCTATTGGGTAAGGCTGATAGCGTGCCATACCGAATTATTATCGAGAATAAGATTAAAGTCGGTGCAGCTAATCCCAAGCAGCTGCGCGATTATTACCAAGCCATTTTGCAAGATGATCCAACGATTCAGAAGTTGATGGTGGTATTTCTAACGCCAGAATCCAAAACCAGTGCGCTGGTTGCCGAGTATGACAATCTGACGGATTTAAACCCTGAGCATCATAAAGCTTGGTTATATTGGCATTCAGCTACGCAAGCTAGTCTGGTCGCTTTGCTGCGCCAAGTGCTATTGGCCGAGGCCAGCGGTGAAATTAATCCAATTAATGAATATATGCGGCATACGCTAAAAGCTTTTATTCGCCATGCAATCGGCGCATTTTCACCCGTTGCTGGGCAGGGCTCGCGGGTGGGAGAAGATATCGGTGAGATTCAGGCTGAGCTGCTGATCGAGTTAAAAGATGGTAGTCAGTATCGCGTGGTGCAGCGAGACAGTACGCAAATCCAAGTGTTTAATGTTCAAACTGGCGATAAAGAAGTGGCACGCCGGATTATGGGCCAATATATCGATGAACAAAATTTACCCATTAAACATCCCGATTTTAATACCCGTACGATAGGAAAAATGCTGTTTAAATTGCATTCTTCAGTCAGTTAA
- a CDS encoding tellurite resistance TerB family protein has protein sequence MGLFDMFKSDTSTTMSPHFAFATGLLYMMSADGEMDNEEVGHLLSVLGGQKSSSGAIGVGAQNKQLLDRALAYRQKNSIDTFLAEATPVLTDAQKMCILMNLLDSAFSDGEAEPEEQALFAKIQAAFGVSDERFKPFFQVLMVKNDRAVFVNKDHPSNQAGYTVQLN, from the coding sequence ATGGGTTTGTTTGATATGTTCAAGAGCGACACCAGCACGACGATGAGTCCACATTTCGCTTTTGCGACTGGCCTTTTATACATGATGTCGGCTGATGGCGAGATGGATAACGAAGAAGTCGGCCATTTGTTGTCAGTATTGGGCGGCCAAAAATCAAGCAGCGGTGCGATCGGTGTTGGCGCGCAAAATAAACAGTTGCTCGATCGTGCTTTGGCGTATCGCCAAAAAAATTCGATTGATACTTTCTTGGCCGAAGCGACACCGGTGTTAACCGATGCGCAAAAAATGTGCATTTTGATGAATCTGCTCGATTCAGCATTCTCTGATGGCGAAGCCGAGCCAGAAGAACAAGCCTTGTTTGCCAAGATTCAAGCGGCATTTGGTGTGAGCGATGAGCGTTTCAAACCGTTCTTCCAAGTGTTAATGGTGAAAAATGATCGCGCTGTATTTGTGAATAAAGATCACCCAAGCAACCAAGCCGGTTATACCGTGCAATTGAATTAA
- a CDS encoding MEKHLA domain-containing protein, translated as MSSLALIQLLLSSYRQLLGHDLVPATDSLIDAAAWLQHEAPFCVLAHDASDDPRFIFANDSAHRCFDYPDGQLLGLPSRLSAAAPDQEEREQLLSAVREHGYACGYRGLRIAKTGRRFWIEDVTVWNLIDEMGVRHGQAATYRRWCDASDSTPSSAAT; from the coding sequence GTGTCTTCACTTGCACTCATCCAACTGCTGCTAAGCAGCTATCGCCAATTGCTTGGGCATGATTTGGTGCCAGCCACCGACTCCTTAATCGATGCCGCGGCGTGGCTGCAGCATGAGGCGCCGTTTTGTGTGCTCGCGCATGATGCTAGCGACGACCCACGATTTATTTTTGCCAACGACAGCGCCCACCGCTGTTTTGACTACCCCGATGGCCAATTACTGGGGCTGCCATCACGGCTATCTGCCGCTGCACCTGATCAAGAAGAGCGCGAACAATTACTTAGCGCGGTGCGTGAACACGGTTACGCCTGCGGCTACCGCGGGCTGCGGATCGCCAAAACCGGACGGCGTTTTTGGATTGAAGACGTTACCGTATGGAATCTGATCGACGAGATGGGCGTGCGCCATGGTCAAGCGGCAACTTACCGCCGATGGTGCGATGCAAGCGATTCAACCCCCAGCAGCGCAGCCACGTAG
- a CDS encoding mechanosensitive ion channel family protein, with protein sequence MDSWLTQLKTLLFDTPEVHRVLLAILVIVAVNALLAFALRQVTRLAQKSNTRWDDVLVHAARPALRSLVWVLGISYILTLIPQYLHVNIVGLTSPLRSVGVTLCLAWFLFRLIALTSQSFLSDRYERGESVDSTTVDALSKLGRLIVVIATALSILQTLGFSVSGVLAAGGIGGLAVGFAAKDLLANFFGGLTIYLDRPFSVGEWIRSPDKQIEGTVEKISWRHTRIRGFNKNPIYVPNAIFTSIVVENPSRMTHRRIRETIGLRYDDIAQVHSIVSQIKEMLHAHPEIDSTQTTIVNFNQFAASSLDIMLYTFTKTTDWVRFHAVKQDVLLQIAAIIEQHHAQIAFPTRTLHIPEPPEPPEA encoded by the coding sequence GTGGACTCTTGGCTTACTCAACTTAAAACGCTGTTGTTTGACACGCCCGAAGTTCATCGCGTGCTCTTAGCCATTTTGGTGATTGTGGCGGTGAATGCCTTGCTGGCTTTTGCACTGCGTCAAGTGACGCGGCTGGCGCAAAAATCAAATACCCGCTGGGATGATGTATTGGTGCATGCAGCCCGGCCGGCTTTGCGTAGTTTGGTTTGGGTGCTGGGGATTAGCTATATTTTGACGCTGATTCCACAGTATTTGCATGTCAATATCGTCGGTTTAACGTCGCCATTACGCAGTGTTGGGGTGACGCTGTGCTTGGCTTGGTTTTTATTTCGCTTGATTGCTTTGACCAGCCAAAGCTTTTTGAGTGATCGCTATGAGCGCGGCGAAAGTGTCGATTCTACGACGGTGGATGCCTTATCCAAATTGGGGCGGTTAATCGTCGTTATTGCCACCGCACTCAGCATTTTGCAGACGCTCGGTTTTAGTGTCTCTGGGGTGCTTGCTGCGGGTGGGATTGGTGGTTTGGCGGTGGGTTTTGCCGCCAAAGATTTGCTGGCCAATTTTTTTGGTGGCTTGACGATTTATTTGGATCGACCATTTAGCGTGGGTGAATGGATACGCTCACCCGATAAGCAGATTGAAGGCACGGTAGAAAAAATTTCTTGGCGGCATACGCGAATTCGCGGCTTTAATAAAAATCCGATTTACGTACCGAATGCGATTTTTACTTCCATCGTGGTCGAAAACCCTTCGCGTATGACGCATCGGCGTATTCGCGAAACCATCGGTCTGCGGTATGACGATATTGCCCAAGTGCATAGCATTGTCAGCCAGATTAAAGAAATGCTACACGCTCATCCCGAAATTGATTCGACGCAAACCACCATCGTTAATTTCAATCAATTTGCCGCGTCATCGCTGGATATTATGTTGTACACCTTTACCAAAACCACCGACTGGGTGCGTTTTCATGCGGTGAAACAAGATGTGTTATTGCAAATTGCGGCCATTATTGAGCAGCACCACGCGCAGATTGCCTTTCCAACGCGTACTCTACATATTCCAGAACCACCAGAACCACCAGAAGCTTAA